A window of the Bradyrhizobium diazoefficiens genome harbors these coding sequences:
- a CDS encoding sensor histidine kinase — MAGRWLAAAWLFLAAVVATAISAAAADGASPELKRIVIFNSYGQNFKPWRDYSTALRQELERQSRWPIDIQDFSVATARFEDRNVEAEFADYLRALFARGAPDLIVALGGPAAMFVQRNRQQLFPSTPMVMTAVEERRVQRSALTDKDAVVAVKQDVPALFGNIVRLLPATRMIAVVVGDSPNERFWQSEIGKELEPVLPNVRLLFWNRLSFPDILKEAARLPPDSAIFWAPLQVDATGASHEGEQALRELHAVANAPIFSYDEAFFGGETVGGPMTSAFDSARKTSRAVVRILGGERPSDIKIPTLEYGPAKYDWRQLRRWSIAESGLPPGSEVYFRDPSPWETYRWQILLIASVILVQAALISILVHERRGRLKAEVQARRQSAELAHVNRYTMAGELTASIAHELNQPLGAILTNAESAALMLRSPNPDLNELNEIIEDIRRDDARASEVIVHLRSLLKKAPFEEKELDLNDVLEETVTFLAPLATARKVELDAVTHLTLLPIKGDRIQLQQVITNLVVNAMDAVTGSAGNVRKVDIEAVRAGNRAEVSIRDYGPGIPVDQLKRVFEPFFTTKPEGMGMGLAIARTIVEAHNGRITAENQSGGGAQLRISLPLSTA; from the coding sequence TTGGCCGGAAGGTGGCTTGCAGCCGCATGGCTTTTCTTGGCGGCAGTCGTTGCGACGGCGATTTCTGCCGCCGCTGCAGATGGCGCTAGTCCAGAGCTAAAGCGTATCGTCATCTTCAATTCGTATGGCCAAAACTTCAAGCCGTGGCGGGACTACTCGACGGCGCTTCGACAAGAACTCGAGCGTCAATCGCGCTGGCCGATCGACATCCAGGATTTCTCCGTCGCAACGGCCCGCTTTGAAGATCGGAACGTGGAAGCTGAATTCGCGGACTATCTGCGCGCATTGTTCGCGCGCGGCGCCCCCGACCTCATCGTTGCCCTGGGAGGCCCGGCGGCCATGTTCGTCCAGCGAAATCGGCAGCAACTGTTTCCGTCCACCCCGATGGTGATGACGGCCGTCGAGGAGCGGCGGGTCCAACGTTCCGCGCTGACGGACAAGGATGCTGTCGTCGCCGTGAAGCAGGACGTCCCCGCGCTGTTTGGCAATATCGTCAGGCTGCTGCCCGCGACCAGAATGATTGCAGTCGTGGTTGGCGATTCTCCGAACGAGCGCTTCTGGCAAAGTGAGATCGGCAAGGAGCTTGAACCGGTTCTGCCGAACGTGCGCTTGCTGTTCTGGAATCGACTTTCATTTCCCGACATTTTGAAGGAGGCGGCTCGCCTTCCGCCGGACAGTGCGATCTTCTGGGCCCCGCTCCAGGTGGATGCGACCGGCGCAAGCCACGAGGGCGAGCAGGCGCTGAGGGAGCTCCATGCAGTTGCCAATGCGCCGATCTTTTCCTACGACGAAGCGTTCTTTGGCGGCGAGACCGTCGGCGGCCCGATGACATCCGCGTTCGACAGTGCCCGGAAGACGTCAAGGGCCGTGGTCCGGATCCTGGGCGGCGAGAGGCCGTCCGACATCAAGATCCCGACCCTCGAATATGGTCCGGCAAAGTATGATTGGCGGCAGCTCAGGCGCTGGAGCATTGCTGAAAGCGGCCTGCCACCTGGCAGCGAGGTCTACTTTCGTGACCCCTCACCATGGGAGACCTATCGCTGGCAGATACTCCTCATTGCATCCGTCATCCTGGTGCAGGCGGCTCTCATCAGCATCCTCGTCCACGAGCGACGCGGCCGCCTCAAGGCGGAGGTGCAGGCCCGGCGCCAGTCCGCGGAGCTCGCCCATGTCAATCGCTACACGATGGCGGGCGAACTCACCGCATCGATCGCGCACGAGCTGAATCAGCCGCTTGGCGCCATCCTGACGAATGCCGAAAGCGCGGCATTGATGCTTCGGTCGCCGAATCCAGACTTAAATGAATTGAACGAGATCATTGAGGACATCAGACGTGACGACGCGCGGGCGAGCGAAGTCATCGTGCATCTTCGGAGTCTGCTCAAGAAGGCGCCGTTCGAGGAGAAGGAGCTGGACCTCAATGACGTTCTCGAGGAAACCGTGACCTTTCTTGCGCCATTGGCGACGGCCCGAAAAGTCGAGCTCGATGCCGTGACGCATTTGACGCTGCTTCCGATCAAAGGCGACCGAATTCAGCTCCAGCAGGTCATCACAAATCTGGTCGTGAACGCGATGGATGCCGTCACCGGCTCCGCCGGCAACGTCCGCAAAGTGGACATCGAGGCTGTACGTGCCGGCAACCGGGCCGAAGTTTCCATCAGAGACTACGGTCCGGGCATTCCGGTTGACCAGCTCAAACGGGTGTTCGAGCCGTTCTTCACCACCAAGCCAGAGGGCATGGGCATGGGGCTGGCGATTGCCCGGACCATCGTCGAAGCCCACAATGGCCGGATCACTGCGGAAAATCAGTCCGGTGGAGGGGCTCAGCTTCGAATCAGCCTGCCGTTGTCGACGGCATAA
- a CDS encoding DUF3363 domain-containing protein: MVKFNPQRGAARSRQFVSAKAVDAHLRYLERDGVTKNGEKGQVYSGERDVEDGRSFLDRGRADRHQFRFIVSAEEGMELADPRETTRNLMKQMEADLGTNLDWIAVDHHNTGHPHTHILVRGVTDDGKTLNIAGDYIAYGIRERASEIVTLELGRQTELEVTKQLEREVDADRFTRLDRMLIAEQQGKEFTDLRPDQDMRDTFRQNRALLIERARKLERMGLATEIETGRWIVSPKAEPVLRELGERGDIIKTMHRALEREGLAEDRHPARYVLHRENATERIVGRVLDKGLGGDEMGERVRLVIDGVDGRVHHIEMDAARAEEIGRGMIVVAGSAPPGPRAADRNIIDVAGQEGVYRPSEHLERARAAIDRIGCDPEAFVRSHVRRLEALRRAGHAERIDADRWHVPADLPERGQAYDLARDCANIRISVLSSTGLDQQIGHDGATWLDRELVSRERIALAGEGFGLEVRAALDQRRRALVDAGRVTDLGNGHVRAPKDLIQRLEAADIERAGKVLAAERGLQWRPAVPGNYVTGQLVGSTQLSSGRFAIIETRSGDGGLGFSLVPWQPVLNNRIGQHISGLMRNDGGIEWSLGRKRGLGL; the protein is encoded by the coding sequence GTGGTGAAGTTCAATCCGCAGCGCGGAGCGGCGCGCAGCCGGCAGTTCGTCAGCGCCAAGGCGGTGGACGCGCATCTGCGCTATCTCGAGCGGGACGGCGTGACGAAGAATGGTGAGAAGGGCCAGGTCTATTCGGGTGAGCGCGACGTGGAGGATGGCCGCAGCTTCCTCGACCGGGGCCGCGCGGACCGGCATCAGTTCCGCTTCATCGTCTCCGCTGAGGAAGGGATGGAGCTGGCCGATCCGCGTGAGACCACCCGCAATCTGATGAAGCAGATGGAGGCCGACCTCGGGACCAATCTCGACTGGATCGCAGTCGACCACCACAACACCGGTCACCCACACACCCATATTCTGGTGCGCGGCGTCACCGACGACGGCAAGACCCTCAACATCGCCGGCGACTATATCGCTTACGGTATTCGCGAGCGCGCGAGCGAAATCGTCACACTGGAACTGGGCCGGCAGACCGAGCTTGAGGTGACGAAGCAGCTGGAGCGGGAAGTGGATGCCGACCGCTTCACCCGCCTCGACCGGATGCTGATTGCCGAGCAGCAGGGGAAGGAGTTTACCGACCTGCGCCCCGACCAGGACATGCGCGACACGTTCCGCCAGAACCGCGCGCTACTGATCGAGCGGGCGCGCAAACTGGAGCGCATGGGACTGGCGACGGAGATCGAAACCGGCCGATGGATCGTATCGCCCAAGGCGGAGCCGGTGCTGCGGGAGCTTGGCGAGCGCGGCGACATCATCAAGACCATGCACCGGGCACTGGAGCGCGAAGGTTTGGCGGAGGACCGCCATCCGGCGCGCTACGTCCTGCACCGCGAGAACGCGACCGAGCGCATCGTTGGCCGCGTGCTCGACAAGGGGCTTGGCGGCGACGAGATGGGCGAGCGGGTCCGGCTGGTGATCGATGGCGTGGATGGGCGCGTGCATCACATCGAGATGGATGCCGCCCGCGCCGAGGAAATCGGTCGGGGCATGATTGTCGTGGCCGGCTCTGCCCCTCCCGGGCCACGCGCGGCGGACCGCAACATCATCGACGTCGCAGGTCAAGAAGGCGTCTATCGCCCGTCCGAGCATCTGGAGCGGGCGCGAGCGGCCATCGACCGCATCGGCTGCGACCCGGAGGCCTTCGTTCGCTCCCATGTCCGCCGGCTGGAGGCGCTGCGTCGTGCCGGCCATGCGGAGCGGATCGACGCGGATCGCTGGCATGTCCCCGCCGATCTCCCCGAGCGCGGTCAAGCCTACGATCTCGCACGGGACTGCGCGAACATTCGAATAAGCGTCCTGTCGTCTACCGGCCTTGACCAGCAGATCGGGCATGACGGAGCGACCTGGCTCGACCGCGAGCTGGTTTCCCGCGAGCGCATCGCGCTCGCCGGCGAGGGGTTCGGGCTGGAGGTAAGGGCAGCGCTGGATCAACGCAGACGTGCCCTTGTGGACGCGGGCCGCGTTACCGACCTCGGTAACGGCCACGTCCGGGCGCCAAAGGACCTGATACAGCGGCTTGAGGCCGCCGACATCGAACGAGCCGGCAAGGTGCTCGCCGCCGAACGCGGATTGCAATGGCGGCCCGCTGTTCCCGGCAACTACGTCACCGGCCAGCTTGTCGGCTCCACCCAACTATCCAGCGGTCGGTTCGCCATCATTGAAACCCGAAGCGGCGATGGCGGCCTCGGCTTCAGTCTCGTGCCGTGGCAGCCCGTGCTCAACAACCGCATCGGGCAGCACATCTCCGGCCTCATGCGCAATGATGGCGGCATCGAGTGGAGCTTGGGCAGAAAGCGTGGCCTGGGATTGTGA
- a CDS encoding IS66 family transposase, with protein sequence MHRSAELPTTHLARSKGVLHVKGYAGFEHLTSKDDVALTACSAHTRRKFYKFVETGSG encoded by the coding sequence TTGCATCGCAGTGCTGAGCTTCCCACAACGCATCTTGCGCGATCCAAAGGCGTCCTGCACGTTAAAGGCTATGCTGGCTTCGAACATTTGACCAGCAAAGATGACGTCGCGCTGACTGCGTGCTCGGCACACACGAGGCGCAAGTTTTACAAGTTCGTCGAAACCGGTTCCGGTTGA
- the tnpA gene encoding IS66 family insertion sequence element accessory protein TnpA: protein MSFHFGFSAALEILRCPKHFQNKAQRGWSLHVDTWRRSGLGIRKYCCEQRLAENTFCRWLKQLAGEDTARNSRKIRRNFAARSAGKNQQERCESKSSNGFRSARTSATARHRRSGRCMWRR, encoded by the coding sequence ATGTCGTTCCATTTCGGTTTCTCTGCTGCTCTGGAGATTCTCCGGTGTCCGAAACACTTCCAAAATAAAGCGCAACGCGGGTGGTCGTTGCACGTCGACACGTGGCGCCGAAGCGGTCTCGGGATCCGCAAATATTGTTGTGAGCAGCGTCTCGCGGAGAACACGTTTTGCCGTTGGCTGAAGCAGCTTGCCGGCGAAGACACCGCACGTAACTCGCGGAAGATCAGACGGAATTTCGCCGCGAGAAGCGCCGGAAAGAACCAACAAGAGCGCTGCGAAAGTAAAAGCAGCAACGGCTTTCGGTCAGCACGGACTTCCGCAACCGCGCGACACAGGCGTTCTGGGCGATGCATGTGGAGGCGATGA
- a CDS encoding transposase: MTAAEIGDPTAPADPIRRFFSDAEKLAIARETEQPSAKVSAVARKHGIVTGLLFRRHVQFGTEQKKRAKLADIVLAPTRQHSGDAGSAQPRTSARANGGR; this comes from the coding sequence TTGACAGCCGCGGAAATCGGCGATCCGACGGCGCCCGCCGACCCCATCCGACGCTTCTTCAGCGACGCGGAGAAGCTCGCGATCGCGAGGGAAACCGAGCAGCCGAGCGCCAAGGTATCTGCCGTTGCCCGCAAGCACGGGATCGTCACCGGGCTGCTGTTCCGCCGCCATGTACAATTTGGCACTGAGCAAAAAAAGCGCGCGAAACTCGCCGACATCGTGCTCGCGCCAACACGCCAACACAGCGGAGACGCAGGTTCTGCGCAACCTCGTACGTCCGCCCGAGCGAATGGTGGCCGTTGA
- the cydX gene encoding cytochrome bd-I oxidase subunit CydX produces the protein MWYLTWILGVAFASAFGILNAVWHEHHLPNEPIDA, from the coding sequence ATGTGGTACTTAACCTGGATTCTCGGTGTCGCCTTTGCCAGTGCTTTCGGCATTCTCAACGCCGTATGGCATGAGCATCATCTCCCAAACGAACCGATCGACGCTTAG
- a CDS encoding GNAT family N-acetyltransferase encodes MSDLASYIAHEQLRDGSTAEIRALRPEDEAAMLAALEQASAQSLQRRFFVMKRHFSDKERAFFMNVDFKNHVGLVVLAEDAGRKTIVGGGRYIVFEPGHAEMAFMVVDAWQGRGIGSILMRHLVAIATEAGLKELMAEVLPENAAMLNIFRKFDFKPTSRRDPQTVHLALPLA; translated from the coding sequence ATGTCGGACCTCGCCAGCTACATCGCCCACGAACAGTTGCGAGACGGCAGCACGGCCGAGATCCGCGCACTTCGCCCAGAGGACGAGGCCGCCATGCTCGCTGCCCTGGAGCAAGCGAGCGCGCAATCGCTGCAGCGTCGCTTCTTCGTGATGAAGCGCCACTTCTCCGACAAGGAGCGTGCTTTCTTCATGAACGTCGATTTCAAGAACCATGTGGGGCTGGTCGTGCTCGCCGAGGACGCAGGCCGAAAAACCATCGTCGGTGGCGGCCGCTACATCGTCTTCGAACCGGGACACGCCGAGATGGCCTTCATGGTGGTCGATGCCTGGCAGGGCCGCGGCATAGGCTCGATCCTGATGCGCCATCTTGTTGCGATCGCAACGGAAGCCGGACTGAAGGAATTGATGGCGGAGGTTCTGCCGGAGAACGCAGCGATGCTGAACATCTTCAGAAAGTTTGACTTCAAGCCCACCAGCAGGCGAGATCCGCAGACAGTCCATCTGGCGTTGCCGCTCGCATGA
- the cydB gene encoding cytochrome d ubiquinol oxidase subunit II, protein MTTIPIDYEILRLVWWLFLGVLLIGFAIMDGFDLGVAMLLPFVARTDIERRVTINAVGPFWDGNQVWLILGGGAIFAAWPPVYAASFSGFYIAMFLVLATLILRPVGFEFRNKVADTRWRSFWDYALFAGGLVPSVVFGVAFGNLLQGVPFRIDSDLRIFYEGSGLFELLNPFGLLCGLVSAAMLATHGAVYLTLKTDGAVRKRARELIGTGAAVTIGLFLLAGLWVWIGIDGYAITSTVAGAGPSNPLLKTVSRQPGQWFANYAAHPWMILAPCIGIAGPVLILLLTRLRRSGLAFIASALGIFGIVATAGVSMFPFLMPSNIAPMASLTVWDASSSQLTLFVMLLATLIFLPIVLCYTAVVYAALRGSVTESDIERNSSGFY, encoded by the coding sequence ATGACAACAATCCCGATCGACTACGAAATCCTTCGCCTGGTGTGGTGGCTGTTCCTGGGTGTGTTGCTGATTGGCTTCGCGATCATGGATGGCTTCGACCTCGGAGTGGCGATGCTGCTGCCGTTCGTCGCCCGCACCGACATTGAGCGGCGGGTGACGATCAACGCGGTTGGGCCGTTCTGGGACGGCAACCAGGTTTGGCTGATCCTCGGCGGCGGCGCGATCTTCGCCGCCTGGCCGCCGGTTTATGCGGCGTCGTTTTCGGGCTTCTACATCGCCATGTTCCTGGTTCTTGCGACGCTCATCCTGCGCCCGGTCGGCTTTGAATTCCGCAACAAGGTCGCCGACACGCGTTGGAGGTCATTCTGGGACTACGCCCTCTTCGCAGGCGGATTGGTGCCAAGCGTGGTGTTTGGGGTGGCATTCGGCAATTTGCTGCAAGGGGTGCCCTTCCGGATCGATTCCGACCTGCGGATCTTCTATGAGGGAAGCGGGCTGTTTGAGCTGCTCAATCCGTTCGGGCTGCTCTGTGGTCTTGTCTCCGCCGCGATGCTGGCCACCCACGGCGCAGTCTACCTGACGCTGAAGACCGACGGCGCCGTTCGCAAACGGGCGCGAGAGCTGATCGGGACCGGAGCCGCCGTCACGATCGGGCTCTTCCTGTTGGCCGGATTGTGGGTGTGGATCGGGATCGACGGTTATGCCATCACCAGCACGGTGGCAGGTGCCGGGCCATCGAATCCGCTGCTCAAGACGGTGTCTCGCCAGCCTGGCCAATGGTTCGCGAACTATGCAGCCCACCCCTGGATGATCCTGGCGCCCTGTATCGGCATCGCCGGACCGGTCTTGATACTGTTGCTGACCAGGCTTCGCAGATCGGGACTGGCCTTCATTGCCAGTGCGCTCGGCATCTTCGGCATCGTTGCCACGGCCGGCGTGAGCATGTTTCCGTTCCTGATGCCGTCGAATATTGCGCCGATGGCGAGCCTGACCGTTTGGGACGCGTCATCGAGCCAGCTCACATTGTTCGTGATGTTGCTGGCTACGCTGATTTTCCTGCCGATCGTTCTTTGCTACACCGCAGTCGTCTACGCGGCGCTGCGCGGCTCCGTGACCGAAAGCGATATAGAGCGCAACTCGTCGGGTTTCTATTGA
- a CDS encoding AI-2E family transporter, whose translation MKTLRQRLTGEDMIQLVIRLGLLALLVVWTFVVIRPFVPILAWAIVLAVAFNPVFSWLAKLLGGSPKLAALILTVINLAIVIGPATWLGLSAVDGIKDIAGQLNAGELVVPSPPQAIKSWPLVGPQLHALWDEASINIRSVLREIVPYLKPLATTMLGFVGDAGLGTLMFLLSVVVAGFIFPHGSQLVAAIRGFLARIVPEQSEHFLKLAGATIRAVSQGVIGVAVIQALLAGIGFKLAGIPSAGLLAFAVLLLSIVQIGATVILLPVIVWIWFDKDIPIALLLSVFLGIVSVLDNILKPLVMGRGLTTPTLVILIGVIGGTLAHGIVGLFVGPIILSVAWELAVAWIRIDRADPAALP comes from the coding sequence TTGAAGACACTCCGTCAGCGTTTGACCGGCGAAGACATGATCCAGCTTGTGATCCGGCTCGGATTGCTCGCCTTGTTAGTCGTCTGGACATTCGTCGTGATCCGACCGTTCGTGCCGATCCTGGCCTGGGCGATCGTGCTCGCCGTCGCGTTCAATCCGGTCTTTAGCTGGCTTGCCAAATTGCTTGGCGGCAGCCCAAAACTCGCGGCGCTCATTCTCACCGTGATCAATCTTGCCATCGTCATCGGACCGGCAACCTGGCTCGGCCTGAGTGCCGTGGATGGCATCAAGGACATCGCCGGACAGCTCAACGCCGGCGAGCTTGTCGTTCCTTCTCCACCGCAGGCCATCAAGAGCTGGCCGTTGGTAGGACCGCAGCTCCATGCGTTGTGGGATGAGGCCTCGATCAATATCCGCTCGGTCCTGCGCGAAATCGTGCCCTATCTGAAACCGCTCGCGACCACCATGCTCGGCTTTGTGGGCGATGCCGGCCTGGGCACGCTCATGTTTCTTCTTTCGGTGGTGGTGGCCGGCTTCATTTTTCCCCACGGGTCGCAGCTCGTGGCGGCGATTCGGGGATTCCTGGCGCGAATCGTGCCCGAACAGAGTGAGCATTTTCTGAAATTGGCGGGCGCGACGATACGTGCCGTATCCCAGGGGGTCATCGGCGTTGCGGTCATCCAGGCACTGCTCGCCGGTATCGGATTCAAGCTGGCCGGTATACCCAGCGCAGGCCTGCTGGCTTTCGCGGTCTTGCTCCTGAGTATCGTGCAAATCGGCGCGACGGTCATTCTGCTTCCGGTGATTGTCTGGATCTGGTTCGACAAGGATATCCCCATCGCGCTCCTGCTCAGCGTGTTTCTGGGCATCGTCAGCGTGCTCGATAACATATTGAAGCCGTTGGTGATGGGCCGCGGGCTAACGACGCCGACGCTGGTCATTCTGATAGGGGTGATTGGGGGAACTCTGGCGCATGGGATCGTCGGTCTCTTCGTCGGGCCGATCATTCTCTCGGTCGCCTGGGAATTGGCGGTGGCCTGGATCCGTATCGATCGCGCTGATCCGGCAGCGCTGCCGTGA
- a CDS encoding cytochrome ubiquinol oxidase subunit I, whose translation MFDLDPVSLSRLQFAVTALYHFLFVPLTLGLSFLLAIMESVYVMTGRQIWRDMTKFWGKLFGINFAMGVATGITMEFQFGTNWAYYSHYVGDIFGAPLAIEGLMAFFLESTFVGLFFFGWDRLPKLGHLAVTWLVAIGSNLSALWILIANGWMQYPTGAVFNAETMRMELISFWDLIFNPVGQAKFVHTVGAGYVTGSMFVLAISSFYLLSGRFQAFAKRSIVVASAFGLAAALCVVVLGDESGYTVSENQRMKLAAIEGMWETEPPPAGFNLVGFPDARSQEVKYAVKIPWMLGIIATRSFNQPVPGINDLVTHAEERIRNGLLAYDSLEKLKANRADSAAAAQLREHAADLGYALLLKRYVSDPRTADAATIKRAAGDTVPNVAPLFWSFRFMVALGFYFIGLFALAFWQATHYDFSRRWSLRLMLCSLPLPWVAAELGWVVAEYGRQPWAIDGVLPTFLAVSSVSAAQVLFSLAGFVLFYSCLLVVDIMLMLRYIRMGPLGALGLPEPALRPAALPAE comes from the coding sequence ATGTTCGACCTTGATCCCGTCAGCTTATCGCGGCTGCAATTTGCCGTAACGGCCCTCTATCACTTCCTATTCGTGCCGCTAACGCTCGGGCTGTCGTTCCTGCTTGCCATTATGGAGAGCGTTTACGTCATGACTGGCCGCCAGATCTGGCGCGACATGACAAAATTCTGGGGGAAATTGTTCGGCATCAACTTCGCCATGGGGGTTGCCACCGGTATCACCATGGAATTCCAGTTCGGGACCAATTGGGCCTACTACTCGCACTATGTCGGCGACATCTTTGGCGCTCCGCTGGCAATCGAAGGTCTGATGGCATTCTTTCTCGAGTCGACCTTCGTCGGGCTTTTTTTCTTCGGATGGGACCGGCTGCCGAAGCTTGGTCATCTCGCTGTGACGTGGCTGGTCGCGATCGGCTCAAACCTCTCCGCGCTCTGGATCCTGATCGCCAACGGATGGATGCAGTATCCGACCGGAGCGGTCTTCAACGCCGAAACAATGCGAATGGAGCTGATTTCATTTTGGGACCTGATCTTCAATCCTGTCGGTCAGGCGAAATTTGTGCACACGGTGGGCGCCGGCTATGTCACCGGCTCGATGTTTGTTCTCGCCATTTCCTCCTTCTATCTGCTGTCCGGGCGCTTCCAGGCTTTCGCGAAGCGATCGATCGTCGTGGCCTCGGCCTTTGGCCTTGCCGCAGCGTTGTGCGTCGTCGTGCTCGGCGACGAGAGCGGTTACACCGTGTCCGAGAACCAGAGGATGAAGCTCGCCGCCATCGAAGGAATGTGGGAGACGGAGCCGCCTCCGGCAGGCTTCAATCTGGTCGGCTTCCCCGACGCACGCAGCCAAGAGGTCAAATACGCGGTCAAAATACCGTGGATGCTCGGCATCATCGCAACCCGCTCGTTCAACCAGCCGGTGCCAGGAATCAACGATCTTGTGACGCACGCAGAGGAGCGAATTCGCAACGGCCTTTTGGCCTATGATTCGCTCGAGAAGCTCAAGGCGAACCGCGCTGACAGCGCTGCTGCGGCGCAGCTTCGCGAGCATGCTGCCGACCTCGGCTACGCCCTGCTGCTCAAACGCTACGTCTCCGATCCGCGAACGGCCGATGCCGCCACCATCAAGCGCGCTGCCGGCGACACCGTGCCCAACGTCGCTCCCCTGTTCTGGAGCTTCCGCTTCATGGTGGCGCTTGGCTTCTACTTCATCGGGCTGTTCGCGCTCGCATTCTGGCAGGCTACGCATTACGATTTTTCGCGCCGCTGGTCGCTGCGCCTTATGTTGTGCTCGCTGCCGCTGCCATGGGTCGCGGCCGAACTCGGATGGGTCGTCGCTGAATACGGACGACAGCCCTGGGCAATTGACGGCGTTCTGCCGACATTTCTTGCCGTGTCGTCGGTCTCGGCCGCGCAGGTCTTGTTCTCGCTCGCGGGCTTCGTCCTGTTCTACTCCTGTCTTCTGGTCGTCGATATCATGCTGATGCTTCGATACATCCGCATGGGGCCGCTGGGTGCGCTCGGTCTGCCGGAACCCGCACTGCGGCCGGCGGCGCTACCGGCTGAATGA